The Nonlabens spongiae genome contains a region encoding:
- a CDS encoding tetratricopeptide repeat protein encodes MKMFFLITLLFAGNCVFAQPAFAKAEQLFQNKKYQRALANYHKLQEAHPQDTTIVERIGDCHAYLNEFENAAGWYEKLVESNEKSANYNFKLGAALAMQAKNASKFKALTLLGSIKHHLKTAADLDPEHIEVRYALVQLYCELPGILGGSYKTSKKYADQLSKISEIDGWYAHAIINEHRKDLKAAENCLKKALEIGNSITAFTKLGKLQEEKVKDLESAYRTYLKAAQRFPTHQPFQSAVERIEIDLVTQKSRS; translated from the coding sequence ATGAAAATGTTTTTTCTTATTACTTTACTCTTTGCAGGAAACTGTGTTTTTGCTCAGCCCGCTTTCGCGAAAGCGGAACAACTTTTCCAAAACAAAAAATATCAAAGAGCCTTAGCTAATTATCATAAACTTCAAGAAGCACATCCCCAAGATACCACGATTGTAGAGCGCATAGGCGATTGTCATGCTTACTTAAATGAATTTGAAAATGCCGCAGGGTGGTATGAAAAGTTAGTTGAAAGCAATGAGAAAAGCGCCAATTATAACTTCAAGCTAGGAGCCGCTCTCGCAATGCAGGCCAAAAATGCTTCTAAATTCAAAGCATTAACACTTTTGGGAAGTATTAAACACCATCTCAAAACAGCTGCTGATCTCGATCCGGAACATATAGAGGTGCGATACGCATTGGTCCAATTGTATTGTGAGCTGCCAGGTATATTGGGAGGCTCCTACAAGACGAGCAAAAAATATGCAGACCAGCTTTCAAAAATCTCAGAAATAGACGGCTGGTACGCTCACGCAATAATTAACGAGCATCGCAAGGACTTAAAGGCTGCAGAAAATTGTTTGAAGAAAGCATTGGAGATAGGAAACTCTATTACCGCATTTACCAAACTGGGAAAGTTGCAAGAGGAAAAGGTCAAGGATTTAGAATCTGCATACCGCACCTATTTAAAGGCAGCACAAAGATTTCCGACCCACCAGCCTTTTCAATCAGCTGTAGAAAGAATCGAGATAGATCTAGTCACTCAAAAATCACGATCTTAA
- a CDS encoding T9SS type A sorting domain-containing protein has protein sequence MRILKFTSCLLAFAGLMHAQQISVSSARFTSNQEMNTPPSPNNVQPITSTLSTPIWGTGAAIGSSEGQFANAFINAGSYSPGDNVSSWTALSIYDNGGANIPGAAYWTRSTLGYSQGAYWNGTIPVASPTAANGVAIFDSDYMDNNGTQLAFGTGTSPSSHKGELISPRIDLTGHADEAMKIEFFSFYRNFQISELSVSISTDDGSTWTTADYRSLTADQTEEMVSVIFSNATAGVTNLSQCRIKFTFDGDYYFAIVDDVSIEPATSADLTIDILNSGNSVGFEYGDQVHITGNRFFPISQIIQDARYISFGANVKNIGAITADLSDAPALNLLVERGDDINGWVAVHTQNLSATQSIDPNDGVTLTGILDDTSWMTLGSYRVTYTATFNGTDADNSNNTAIHFFDITANNYISKVGVDTNGDPLYTRRIFPGGGPFQEWELGSVFNLENASGSGIEISAINYVYYIATNYNGAANHTLYAHIYSINDANNDGVINDRTELTQVGLAESNLTGLGTTVINGSYGTASFNNFTDPMGSNTLGTLPSGKYYISIVTNPSLSGGLSTFNTGDVPWLGVSEEKNYNMNVGFIPNPPSDFIINPSPLSMTDSSGAESFNWLGFGADIIPSMSIEINTTRNTSIADGSYGSNSTWSNGVVPTDNETVYIDNDISIDSDVTITGDVTINNSKSLSIKPGKVLTLDGNLDNSAGGNIVFESDATGNGQLLVNTGGSLSGPAIVERFIPALNNSRRAFRFITPAVTSTGSIYENWQENGNTPAGFGTHITGSTTGANGFDQTISGNPSMFTYEHLNNSWEAISNTDTNTLQAGKAYRILVRGDRNFDLNNGTVPPVNSNVILRTKGSLELADVEFKGEVVNGNDSGALSRQAGEFSFIGNPYQAIVDFENLAKININPNFVYIWNPNLGTSGAYETVDVSGAIDSRQFIQPGQAFFVLTVANGDTSLTFNEAAKSVNNFSNSPFSIPSISNYVDITLTDANELVLDKLKINFDGENEVNNMDAPKLFNQYENIYIESQGRNLSIEHRALPSQSETVPLFLSGHDRSDFKLTLDINIPMNLTAMLMDNLDRTSTVLSQGENIIEFQADPSISGSMDLNRFELRFNLQTLSIADVNSNVDLYPNPSSNGQISISSQLFSEGDVTLSLHNIMGQEILRKEVIDSTSDTLKLNTQGIAAGTYILQINSAKVMVSKKIILR, from the coding sequence ATGAGAATTTTGAAATTCACAAGCTGTTTACTTGCGTTTGCAGGGCTTATGCATGCTCAACAAATTAGTGTAAGCTCTGCTCGATTTACTTCCAATCAGGAAATGAATACTCCACCATCACCTAATAATGTTCAACCCATCACCTCTACACTTTCAACACCTATTTGGGGTACTGGAGCTGCGATCGGTTCCTCTGAAGGTCAATTTGCAAATGCATTTATAAACGCAGGCAGTTATTCCCCAGGAGACAATGTGTCAAGCTGGACCGCTTTATCTATTTATGATAATGGAGGTGCAAATATACCTGGAGCGGCATATTGGACGCGCAGCACATTAGGTTACTCCCAAGGGGCTTACTGGAACGGCACTATACCAGTAGCTTCACCCACTGCGGCAAATGGTGTTGCCATATTTGATTCAGATTATATGGACAATAATGGCACGCAACTGGCATTTGGCACCGGGACTTCTCCTTCTTCACATAAAGGCGAACTTATAAGCCCACGAATTGATCTTACTGGCCATGCAGATGAGGCGATGAAGATTGAGTTTTTTAGCTTTTATAGAAATTTTCAAATTAGTGAACTTTCTGTTTCTATATCTACAGATGACGGTTCTACCTGGACTACTGCTGACTACAGGTCTTTGACAGCCGATCAAACTGAAGAAATGGTGAGTGTAATTTTTTCCAATGCAACTGCTGGGGTGACTAACCTTTCTCAATGCAGGATCAAATTCACCTTTGATGGAGATTATTATTTTGCAATTGTAGATGATGTAAGTATTGAACCTGCCACCTCTGCTGATCTAACAATAGATATACTCAATTCTGGGAACTCTGTTGGTTTTGAGTATGGTGATCAAGTCCATATCACGGGAAATCGATTTTTCCCAATCAGTCAAATTATTCAAGATGCACGCTATATTTCTTTTGGAGCCAATGTCAAAAACATTGGTGCTATCACAGCAGATTTATCCGATGCCCCAGCGCTCAATCTTCTAGTAGAACGTGGAGATGATATTAATGGCTGGGTAGCTGTCCACACCCAAAATTTAAGTGCTACCCAAAGCATTGATCCAAACGATGGAGTTACACTGACCGGTATCTTAGATGACACTTCATGGATGACGTTGGGAAGTTATAGGGTGACTTATACAGCAACATTTAATGGCACAGATGCAGATAATTCAAATAATACTGCCATTCATTTTTTTGACATCACAGCAAACAATTATATATCAAAAGTAGGAGTAGATACAAACGGTGATCCTTTATATACAAGGCGAATTTTTCCGGGAGGCGGACCGTTCCAAGAGTGGGAGTTAGGCTCGGTATTCAATCTTGAGAACGCTTCTGGATCGGGTATTGAGATAAGTGCGATCAATTATGTTTATTATATAGCAACTAATTATAATGGTGCTGCAAATCATACTCTTTACGCACACATATACAGTATTAATGATGCTAACAATGATGGAGTCATTAACGATCGGACTGAGCTCACTCAAGTAGGTCTTGCTGAATCTAACTTAACTGGATTAGGCACGACTGTAATCAATGGCAGCTATGGAACAGCTAGTTTCAATAACTTTACAGACCCTATGGGAAGTAATACATTAGGAACACTACCATCAGGAAAATATTATATATCCATTGTTACCAACCCCTCTCTTTCAGGAGGGCTATCTACATTTAACACAGGTGACGTTCCGTGGTTGGGAGTTTCAGAGGAGAAAAATTATAATATGAATGTAGGTTTTATTCCTAATCCTCCATCAGACTTCATTATCAACCCGTCCCCTTTGAGTATGACTGATTCTTCTGGAGCTGAGTCATTTAATTGGCTAGGTTTCGGCGCAGACATTATACCATCAATGAGTATTGAAATCAATACGACACGTAACACCTCAATAGCTGATGGAAGCTATGGTTCAAATAGCACGTGGAGCAATGGCGTGGTCCCTACAGACAACGAGACTGTGTATATTGATAATGATATATCGATAGACAGTGATGTTACCATTACTGGAGACGTGACCATCAACAACTCAAAATCTCTTTCTATAAAACCGGGAAAAGTATTAACGCTAGATGGTAATCTTGACAACAGTGCAGGTGGAAACATTGTTTTTGAAAGCGATGCAACCGGTAACGGTCAACTCTTGGTAAATACTGGAGGTAGTTTATCGGGCCCAGCTATTGTAGAACGTTTTATTCCAGCTTTGAATAATTCGCGTAGAGCATTTAGATTTATCACTCCAGCGGTTACATCTACAGGTTCCATCTATGAGAACTGGCAAGAAAATGGAAATACACCCGCAGGATTTGGAACACACATCACAGGAAGCACTACGGGAGCTAATGGTTTTGACCAGACTATCAGTGGAAATCCATCGATGTTCACCTATGAACATCTTAATAATTCTTGGGAGGCTATATCTAATACAGACACAAATACACTTCAAGCTGGAAAAGCCTACCGTATTTTAGTACGTGGTGATAGAAACTTTGATCTTAACAATGGCACGGTACCGCCAGTAAACAGCAATGTCATCTTGAGAACAAAAGGGAGCTTAGAGCTCGCTGATGTAGAATTTAAGGGAGAGGTTGTTAATGGTAATGATTCAGGAGCTTTAAGTAGACAGGCAGGAGAATTCAGCTTTATAGGAAACCCATATCAAGCAATAGTAGATTTTGAAAATCTAGCAAAAATCAACATTAATCCAAACTTTGTTTATATCTGGAATCCTAATCTAGGAACTTCAGGTGCTTATGAAACCGTGGACGTTTCTGGAGCCATAGATTCTAGACAGTTCATTCAGCCGGGTCAGGCATTCTTTGTTTTAACTGTTGCAAATGGAGATACCTCACTCACTTTTAATGAGGCCGCTAAATCTGTTAATAATTTCTCCAACAGTCCGTTTAGTATACCTAGCATATCCAATTATGTAGATATTACTCTCACTGATGCAAATGAGTTGGTATTAGATAAATTGAAGATCAATTTTGACGGTGAAAATGAAGTGAATAATATGGACGCACCAAAATTGTTCAATCAGTATGAAAACATTTATATAGAATCACAAGGAAGAAACTTGAGTATTGAACATCGTGCACTTCCATCGCAGAGCGAGACCGTACCATTGTTTTTATCTGGTCACGATCGGTCGGATTTCAAATTGACTCTCGATATTAATATACCTATGAATCTAACAGCAATGTTAATGGATAACCTTGATAGAACATCTACAGTTTTGAGTCAGGGAGAAAACATTATAGAGTTTCAAGCAGACCCTTCAATTTCTGGCAGCATGGATCTCAATCGTTTTGAATTGAGGTTTAACCTTCAAACACTTTCCATTGCAGATGTAAATTCAAACGTTGATTTGTACCCTAATCCCTCAAGCAATGGACAGATATCTATTAGCTCTCAGCTTTTTTCTGAAGGGGATGTTACTCTGAGTCTTCATAATATTATGGGTCAAGAGATATTAAGAAAAGAGGTGATTGATTCCACCAGCGACACCCTTAAATTGAACACTCAGGGGATCGCGGCAGGCACTTATATTTTACAGATCAACTCTGCAAAAGTCATGGTTTCCAAAAAGATTATTTTGAGATAA
- a CDS encoding metallophosphoesterase family protein: MKILLLSDTHSHLDDWIMKHVQWADEVWHAGDIGDLKVTDAISAVKPLQAVWGNIDNATARQQFPEHNRFNRDGLNIWITHIGGYPSRYNANVRDLIRQNPPDVFICGHSHILKVVRDKKLDLIHFNPGAAGVHGFHKKRTMLRFEIVQGKLENLEVVEKERG; this comes from the coding sequence ATGAAAATCCTCCTGCTTTCTGACACCCACAGCCATTTGGATGACTGGATCATGAAACACGTTCAATGGGCCGATGAAGTGTGGCACGCTGGCGATATAGGTGATTTAAAGGTCACTGATGCGATAAGCGCGGTTAAACCATTGCAAGCAGTTTGGGGGAATATTGATAATGCTACCGCACGACAGCAATTCCCAGAACATAACAGATTTAATCGTGATGGACTGAATATCTGGATCACTCACATCGGCGGGTATCCCAGTCGGTACAATGCAAATGTTAGGGATTTGATACGTCAGAACCCACCAGATGTTTTTATTTGTGGACACAGTCATATTTTAAAGGTGGTCAGGGATAAAAAACTAGACCTGATCCACTTCAATCCTGGTGCGGCTGGAGTTCATGGCTTTCATAAAAAACGCACGATGTTGAGATTTGAAATCGTACAAGGGAAGCTTGAGAATCTTGAGGTGGTGGAGAAAGAGCGAGGTTAA